The following proteins come from a genomic window of Pyxidicoccus sp. MSG2:
- a CDS encoding efflux RND transporter periplasmic adaptor subunit, with translation MTRSALLCLSLCVLLSGCSRKEETPSQGPKPPAEEGEKKGAPHEEGEGHSELITLTPEALENAQLQRVRARMMPLTQGLSAPARITFTQQGLARVAARVPGRIASLEVTLGQKVKQGQVLGFLESPELGQARADYLSAATKSRVASENFRREKELLGKGISSEREARQAEAEFATAQADMNAAEGRLHALGLNDAEIRALKADEHYSSRFPARAPLEGTVVEMGGVVGATVDAATPLFTVADLRELWGVLDVFESQLRSVQAGQPVALTVAALGDRRFEGRVAYIGDVVDEKTRSVPVRVVIPNADGALKPGMFAQAEVLTTQRAEADAGSAEPSRLVVPREAVQKVGEEQFVFVPVKDNQFKPVKVRVGASSAREVEVLSGLEAGTDVVSQGAFILKSELSKESMGEHD, from the coding sequence ATGACTCGTTCCGCACTGCTGTGCCTGTCGCTCTGCGTCCTCCTGTCCGGCTGCTCTCGCAAGGAGGAAACGCCTTCCCAGGGCCCGAAGCCCCCCGCCGAGGAGGGAGAGAAGAAGGGCGCGCCCCATGAGGAGGGTGAGGGCCATTCAGAGCTCATCACCCTCACGCCCGAGGCGCTGGAGAACGCCCAGTTGCAACGCGTCCGGGCGCGGATGATGCCGCTCACCCAGGGCCTCTCCGCCCCCGCTCGCATCACCTTCACCCAGCAGGGCCTCGCCCGGGTCGCCGCGCGCGTCCCCGGCCGCATCGCCAGCCTGGAAGTCACGCTCGGGCAGAAGGTGAAGCAGGGCCAGGTGCTCGGCTTCCTGGAGAGCCCGGAGCTGGGCCAGGCGCGGGCGGACTACCTCTCCGCGGCGACGAAGTCGCGCGTGGCCTCGGAGAACTTCCGGCGCGAGAAGGAGCTGCTGGGCAAGGGCATCTCCTCGGAGCGCGAGGCGCGCCAGGCGGAGGCGGAGTTCGCCACCGCCCAGGCGGACATGAACGCCGCGGAGGGACGGCTGCACGCGCTCGGCCTCAACGACGCGGAGATTCGCGCCCTCAAGGCCGATGAGCACTACAGCTCACGCTTCCCCGCCCGCGCCCCGCTGGAGGGCACGGTGGTGGAGATGGGCGGCGTCGTGGGCGCCACGGTGGATGCGGCCACGCCGCTGTTCACCGTGGCGGACCTCCGGGAGCTCTGGGGGGTGCTGGACGTCTTCGAGTCCCAGCTGCGCAGCGTCCAGGCGGGCCAGCCGGTGGCCCTCACCGTCGCCGCGCTCGGCGACCGGCGCTTCGAGGGCCGCGTGGCCTATATCGGCGACGTCGTCGACGAGAAGACGCGCTCGGTGCCCGTGCGGGTGGTCATCCCCAACGCCGACGGGGCCCTCAAGCCCGGCATGTTCGCCCAGGCCGAGGTCCTCACCACGCAGCGCGCGGAGGCAGACGCGGGAAGCGCGGAGCCCTCGCGCCTCGTGGTCCCCCGTGAGGCCGTCCAGAAGGTGGGCGAGGAGCAGTTCGTCTTCGTCCCGGTGAAGGACAACCAGTTCAAGCCCGTGAAGGTGCGCGTCGGCGCGAGCTCCGCCCGGGAGGTGGAGGTGCTCTCGGGCCTCGAAGCCGGCACCGACGTCGTCTCCCAGGGCGCGTTCATCCTCAAGTCCGAGCTCTCCAAGGAGAGCATGGGCGAGCACGACTGA
- a CDS encoding TolC family protein, with protein MAFALEHSPHLLSVRAQSAAARARVEGAGLLFQQNPEVSAAVGPRTRPGGNSVDLGLGVSQRLEVFGQRAARKDVARAELTASDARLATARIDLAADVREAFALARAAEQEALLAEEGRALAEQALQAAEERRGAGAASLIEVNTARVEQGRATRERTLALQRRSSALAQLRLLLGLEPTEALTLEGGQDTERKEAPLLAALQEKALAQRGEVQAAAAEVEAARAAGRLAAREVLPSPRLGATYSREEDATIIQGTLGIELPLFNRNQAARGESAARRVEAEGTLRAVEQLVRSEVALALERYRTASAAADVYSADVLAALQQNLELVNEAYRAGKVDFLQLLVIRRESLDARRGYIDAVRELAAADAQLTRAIGSLP; from the coding sequence GTGGCCTTCGCACTGGAGCACAGCCCGCATCTGCTCTCCGTCCGCGCGCAGTCCGCCGCCGCCCGGGCACGTGTCGAGGGGGCCGGGCTCCTCTTCCAACAGAACCCGGAGGTGAGTGCCGCGGTGGGGCCTCGCACGCGCCCCGGGGGTAACTCCGTCGACCTGGGCCTGGGGGTCAGCCAGCGGCTCGAGGTCTTCGGCCAGCGTGCCGCGCGCAAGGACGTCGCGCGCGCGGAGCTGACGGCCAGTGACGCGCGCCTGGCAACCGCGAGAATCGACCTCGCCGCCGACGTCCGGGAGGCCTTCGCCCTGGCCCGCGCCGCCGAGCAGGAGGCCCTCCTCGCCGAGGAGGGCCGTGCCCTGGCGGAGCAGGCCCTCCAGGCCGCTGAGGAGCGCCGGGGCGCCGGCGCCGCGTCCCTCATCGAGGTCAACACCGCGCGGGTGGAACAGGGACGGGCCACCCGGGAGCGCACGCTGGCCCTCCAGCGCCGCTCCAGCGCCCTGGCCCAGCTGCGGCTGCTGTTGGGCCTGGAGCCCACCGAAGCGCTGACGCTGGAGGGAGGCCAGGACACGGAGCGCAAGGAGGCGCCCCTGCTGGCGGCCCTGCAGGAGAAGGCCCTCGCGCAGCGGGGAGAGGTGCAGGCCGCGGCCGCCGAGGTCGAGGCCGCGCGCGCGGCGGGGCGGCTCGCCGCGCGGGAAGTGCTGCCCAGCCCTCGCCTCGGCGCGACCTACAGCCGGGAGGAGGACGCCACCATCATCCAGGGCACCCTGGGCATCGAGCTGCCCCTCTTCAATCGCAACCAGGCCGCCCGGGGCGAGAGCGCCGCGCGACGGGTGGAGGCCGAGGGCACGCTCCGCGCGGTCGAGCAGCTGGTGCGCTCCGAGGTGGCCCTCGCGCTGGAGCGCTACCGCACCGCGAGCGCCGCCGCGGACGTCTACAGCGCGGACGTCCTCGCGGCGCTCCAGCAGAACCTGGAGCTGGTCAACGAAGCCTACCGGGCCGGCAAGGTGGACTTCCTGCAACTGCTGGTCATCCGCCGCGAGTCGCTGGACGCGCGGCGCGGATACATCGACGCGGTGCGGGAGCTCGCCGCCGCGGACGCACAACTCACCCGCGCAATCGGGAGCCTTCCATGA
- a CDS encoding EamA family transporter has protein sequence MTWWIYALASAGFAALTAILGKVGVEGVPSTLATALRTVVVLVFAWTLALARGEGAALPTLRHRTLLFLALSGVATGLSWLAYFRALQLAPASRVAPIDKLSLALTLVLAWGLLGEPMSWKLVVGVGMMVCGALLTLA, from the coding sequence ATGACGTGGTGGATCTACGCCCTGGCTTCCGCGGGTTTCGCCGCACTGACCGCCATTCTCGGAAAGGTGGGCGTGGAGGGCGTGCCTTCCACGCTCGCCACCGCCCTGCGCACGGTGGTGGTGCTCGTCTTCGCCTGGACCCTCGCGCTGGCCCGGGGAGAGGGGGCCGCCCTTCCCACGCTCCGCCATCGCACGCTCCTCTTCCTCGCACTCTCCGGTGTGGCCACGGGCCTGTCCTGGCTCGCCTACTTCCGGGCGCTCCAGCTCGCTCCCGCCTCGCGGGTGGCTCCCATCGACAAGCTCAGCCTGGCCCTCACGCTCGTCCTGGCGTGGGGTCTGCTGGGAGAGCCCATGTCGTGGAAGCTCGTCGTGGGCGTGGGGATGATGGTCTGCGGCGCGCTGCTGACGCTGGCCTGA
- a CDS encoding HTTM domain-containing protein has protein sequence MTDVAGGGGGTSPRPMAWLWAWLLAPRDIAALAAFRVALGLLITVSAVRFLAYGWVGVLFAQPRFRFSYWGFGWVPVLPGPWMPALFVALGVLGALLMVGLFYRVTVVLLFAVFAYVQLLDVTNYLNHYYLVSLLLALMCFVPAHRAFSVDAWRRPALRRDWLPAWCTVLLRFQVSVVYVFAGLAKVTTDWLVHAQPLNIWLAARTGLPWVGPLLEQRWVAYAAAWSGMLFDSTIVLFLLWRRTRPFAYVVVLGFHAVTFVLFPIGMFPFIMVTAALVFFDPSWPRALVARVRRLPAAVRPFTAGAGALPAAPGWKGRVALGAALAYAFLQVALPLRTHVYGGNVLWHEQGMRFSWRVMTREKNGSATFMVRDSVTGREWHVPPSQYLTRLQEREMAVQPDLILQLAHRIARDFEATTHHPMEVRADVRVSLNGRMAEPLVDPAVDLAKEEDGLGPKAWILPSPEGPPVHLRPTRGGGPGA, from the coding sequence ATGACTGACGTGGCCGGCGGTGGGGGCGGGACGTCCCCGCGTCCCATGGCATGGCTGTGGGCGTGGCTGCTGGCGCCCCGGGACATCGCCGCGCTGGCGGCGTTCCGGGTGGCGCTGGGGCTGCTCATCACCGTGTCGGCGGTGCGCTTCCTGGCCTACGGCTGGGTGGGCGTGCTGTTCGCTCAGCCCCGGTTCCGCTTCTCCTATTGGGGGTTCGGTTGGGTGCCCGTCCTCCCCGGCCCGTGGATGCCCGCGCTCTTCGTGGCCCTGGGCGTGCTGGGCGCGCTGTTGATGGTGGGGTTGTTCTACCGGGTGACGGTGGTGCTGCTGTTCGCGGTGTTCGCCTACGTGCAGTTGCTCGACGTGACGAACTACCTCAACCACTACTACCTGGTGAGCCTGCTGCTGGCGCTGATGTGCTTCGTGCCTGCGCACCGGGCCTTCTCCGTGGACGCGTGGCGCAGGCCGGCGCTCCGGCGGGACTGGCTGCCCGCGTGGTGCACGGTGCTGCTGCGCTTCCAGGTGTCGGTCGTCTACGTGTTCGCGGGGCTGGCGAAGGTCACCACGGACTGGCTGGTGCACGCGCAGCCGCTCAACATCTGGCTGGCCGCGCGCACGGGGCTTCCGTGGGTGGGGCCGCTGCTGGAGCAGCGCTGGGTGGCGTACGCGGCGGCCTGGAGCGGGATGCTGTTCGACAGCACCATCGTGCTGTTCCTGCTGTGGCGCCGCACGCGGCCGTTCGCGTACGTCGTGGTGCTGGGCTTCCACGCGGTGACGTTCGTGCTGTTCCCCATCGGGATGTTCCCCTTCATCATGGTGACGGCGGCGCTGGTGTTCTTCGACCCGTCGTGGCCGCGCGCGCTCGTCGCCCGGGTGCGGCGGCTTCCCGCCGCCGTGCGTCCTTTCACGGCAGGCGCAGGGGCGCTCCCGGCGGCGCCGGGTTGGAAGGGCCGGGTGGCGCTGGGGGCGGCGTTGGCCTACGCGTTCCTCCAGGTCGCGCTGCCGCTGCGTACGCACGTGTATGGCGGCAACGTGCTCTGGCACGAGCAGGGGATGCGCTTCTCGTGGCGGGTGATGACGCGGGAGAAGAACGGGAGCGCGACGTTCATGGTGCGTGACAGCGTCACCGGCCGCGAGTGGCACGTTCCGCCCAGCCAGTACCTCACGCGGTTGCAGGAGCGGGAGATGGCGGTACAGCCGGACCTCATCCTGCAACTGGCCCACCGGATTGCCCGGGACTTCGAGGCGACCACGCACCACCCCATGGAGGTACGGGCCGACGTGCGGGTGTCCCTGAACGGCCGGATGGCGGAGCCGCTGGTGGACCCGGCGGTGGACCTGGCAAAGGAGGAAGACGGCCTGGGGCCCAAGGCCTGGATTCTCCCCTCGCCCGAGGGGCCTCCGGTGCATCTGCGCCCGACGCGGGGCGGCGGCCCCGGCGCCTGA
- a CDS encoding imelysin family protein: MTVFKARPEVPSWLGVRALAFTAVLCVACSDSKPKPVDPPPGDGTDVRAQLLSAAGECILGTARDFLPRAAALQAATAALRDAPDAAAQAAARTAFHEAMDVWQVMEAMQVGPAAPRSSPGGAEIRDNIHSFPLYNRCSIEEQLVSKGYESASFSSSLVTRRGFLALEYLLFYEGAETACGPNSAIVAQGTWAALSADERAARKRAYAAVVGADVRMRAQALVDAWAPEGGNFLKTLATAGSGNTVFPTTQVALNAMSDALFYVEREGKDQKLARPLALRDCASDICPELLESQFAGRSKQNLRQNLVGFRRIVDGCGPDFTGPGFDDVLVAAGAEAVATRLRKEVVEADAALVAVEEDDLKQALVQDKASVQAVYNDFKGITDLLKTDFITTLDLEPPAGLEGDND, from the coding sequence ATGACTGTCTTCAAAGCCCGTCCTGAAGTGCCCTCATGGCTGGGAGTGAGGGCCCTGGCATTCACCGCGGTGCTGTGCGTGGCGTGCAGCGACAGCAAGCCCAAGCCGGTGGATCCTCCCCCCGGGGACGGCACGGACGTGCGCGCGCAGCTGTTGAGCGCGGCGGGCGAGTGCATCCTGGGGACGGCGCGGGACTTCCTGCCCAGGGCCGCGGCGCTCCAGGCGGCGACGGCGGCGCTGCGGGACGCGCCGGACGCGGCGGCCCAGGCGGCGGCGCGCACGGCGTTCCACGAGGCGATGGACGTCTGGCAGGTGATGGAGGCGATGCAGGTGGGGCCGGCGGCGCCGCGCAGCAGCCCGGGCGGCGCGGAGATCCGCGACAACATCCATTCGTTCCCGCTCTACAACCGGTGCTCCATCGAGGAGCAGCTCGTCTCCAAGGGCTACGAGTCGGCCAGCTTCTCCTCCAGCCTGGTGACGCGGCGCGGGTTCCTCGCTCTGGAGTACCTGCTCTTCTACGAGGGCGCGGAGACGGCGTGCGGACCGAACTCCGCCATCGTGGCGCAGGGGACGTGGGCGGCGCTGTCCGCGGACGAGCGGGCGGCGCGCAAGCGGGCCTACGCGGCGGTGGTGGGGGCGGACGTGCGCATGCGCGCGCAGGCCCTGGTGGACGCGTGGGCGCCGGAAGGCGGCAACTTCCTGAAGACGCTGGCGACGGCGGGCTCGGGCAACACGGTGTTCCCGACGACGCAGGTGGCGCTCAACGCGATGAGCGACGCGCTCTTCTACGTGGAGCGCGAGGGCAAGGACCAGAAGCTGGCGCGTCCGCTGGCGCTGCGCGACTGCGCGTCGGACATCTGCCCGGAGTTGCTGGAGTCGCAGTTCGCGGGCCGCTCGAAGCAGAACCTGCGTCAGAACCTCGTGGGCTTCCGGCGCATCGTGGACGGCTGCGGTCCGGACTTCACCGGCCCGGGCTTCGACGACGTGCTGGTGGCGGCGGGCGCGGAAGCGGTGGCCACGCGGCTGCGCAAGGAGGTGGTGGAGGCCGACGCGGCGCTGGTCGCGGTGGAGGAGGACGACCTCAAGCAGGCGCTGGTGCAGGACAAGGCGTCCGTGCAGGCGGTCTACAACGACTTCAAGGGCATCACGGACCTGCTGAAGACGGACTTCATCACCACGCTGGACCTGGAGCCGCCCGCGGGCCTCGAGGGAGACAATGACTGA